A single uncultured Acetobacterium sp. DNA region contains:
- a CDS encoding CRISPR-associated protein Cse4, translating into MLKDCIDIFERKYSSTGDALITDNYTLDPGTYILVDMDGQIIDQKDVIKNNFDRIGYDDFIDRDYLSKLLDMNKPIDGKKVIHSNNYLSFWIKKDNLQPDNNGNAKLSLDIINNYYAILKNPRLKYTKKSLELYDDLETSIGTPDLQILEFCKMWITDHIFSFIDDPKIKFDKTYLKIFFLADLSLYHQESQRYFLPNIYNTTDYNILINNQIFGLPNNNMGMNAKKPYLENKTRIKSKVPYLLSTDDVYIQKKFFDYLYNYANQGKTNVYFSTDSDDLDPIYPYESNQAHSKNLNGYFLRIQKGKELEIRDYDLITGYSPDLDHFVIQQAIPIPKDAHSDLTYKDNLNLKSVQHIINTTFFRKFLTTNYFTDAGDIRLNDFRVKEELLRCRNGFFTWFYKGDARTIKNLFPKSSLELIKNSIGNGHFIKAIEQFNVRDGFITYFKGGTSMADQLKPIRKGLREKLNSTGDHSIESDLEYFYAVGQITNYYLSRSKSSKKPVYSTVNPVVNCKSNEKLKDLLTRLFLKYNYDIQANRRFGNLQSMIFAYVPDGPMDSTTLIAGYLSPNLLYESNKETKTQEETTNVE; encoded by the coding sequence ATGCTAAAAGATTGCATTGATATTTTCGAGCGAAAATATTCTTCGACTGGCGATGCGTTGATTACTGACAATTATACGCTCGATCCGGGCACTTATATCCTAGTTGATATGGACGGTCAAATCATTGATCAAAAAGATGTGATCAAAAATAATTTTGATCGCATTGGTTATGATGATTTTATAGATCGCGATTATCTGTCTAAATTATTGGACATGAACAAGCCGATTGATGGAAAGAAAGTGATTCATAGCAATAACTATTTAAGTTTCTGGATAAAAAAAGACAATTTACAACCTGACAATAACGGCAATGCCAAACTTAGTCTAGACATTATTAACAACTACTATGCCATTCTTAAAAATCCACGACTCAAGTATACAAAAAAAAGCCTTGAACTGTATGACGACCTTGAAACATCAATTGGTACTCCTGACCTTCAAATACTTGAGTTTTGTAAAATGTGGATCACAGATCATATTTTTTCATTCATTGACGATCCCAAAATCAAATTTGATAAAACTTATTTAAAAATCTTTTTTCTGGCGGATTTGAGTCTTTATCACCAAGAAAGTCAACGCTACTTCCTGCCCAATATCTATAACACCACCGATTACAACATTTTAATTAATAATCAAATCTTTGGGCTTCCCAATAACAATATGGGGATGAACGCCAAAAAGCCATATCTTGAGAACAAAACCCGCATCAAAAGTAAGGTTCCCTATCTCCTTTCGACTGACGACGTTTATATTCAAAAAAAGTTCTTCGACTACTTGTATAATTATGCCAACCAAGGAAAAACAAATGTCTATTTCAGCACTGACAGCGATGATCTAGATCCCATCTATCCTTATGAAAGCAACCAGGCTCACTCTAAGAATTTGAATGGCTATTTTCTAAGAATCCAAAAAGGCAAAGAGCTGGAAATTCGGGATTATGATTTAATCACCGGCTATTCACCAGATCTTGATCACTTTGTCATTCAGCAGGCTATCCCTATTCCCAAGGACGCCCATTCCGACCTGACCTACAAAGACAATCTTAATTTAAAAAGTGTTCAGCATATTATTAATACGACTTTTTTCAGAAAATTCTTAACCACAAATTATTTTACCGATGCCGGCGATATCAGGCTTAATGATTTCAGAGTCAAGGAAGAGCTCTTACGATGCCGAAATGGTTTTTTTACCTGGTTTTACAAGGGCGATGCCCGGACGATTAAGAACCTCTTCCCCAAAAGCTCCCTTGAACTGATTAAAAACTCGATTGGTAACGGTCATTTTATTAAAGCCATTGAACAATTCAATGTGCGCGACGGATTTATAACTTATTTTAAAGGAGGAACAAGCATGGCAGATCAGTTAAAACCAATTAGAAAGGGATTACGTGAGAAACTAAACAGCACTGGCGATCATTCCATTGAAAGCGATCTGGAATATTTCTATGCCGTTGGTCAGATTACTAATTATTATTTATCCCGAAGCAAATCGAGCAAAAAGCCGGTTTACTCAACCGTTAATCCGGTTGTCAATTGCAAATCAAATGAGAAATTAAAGGATCTCCTGACACGACTCTTTCTCAAATACAATTACGATATTCAAGCTAACCGTCGTTTCGGCAATCTCCAGAGTATGATTTTTGCCTATGTACCTGATGGTCCCATGGATTCAACGACCTTAATTGCCGGTTATTTAAGCCCAAATCTACTTTATGAATCAAACAAAGAAACCAAAACACAGGAGGAAACTACAAATGTTGAATAA
- a CDS encoding type II toxin-antitoxin system Phd/YefM family antitoxin, with protein MQIDTKNLVSISEANQNFSKVARLVDENGAAIILKNNTPRYVLIEFSQFQKEEISGDEDANTIAKRILSKHKMAFEELVKS; from the coding sequence ATGCAGATTGACACCAAAAATCTAGTTTCGATTTCTGAAGCTAACCAGAATTTTTCTAAAGTTGCTCGTCTTGTCGACGAAAATGGCGCTGCCATTATCCTGAAAAACAACACGCCTCGGTATGTCTTAATTGAATTTAGTCAGTTTCAGAAAGAAGAAATCAGCGGCGATGAAGATGCGAATACTATAGCTAAGAGAATATTATCCAAACATAAGATGGCCTTTGAGGAATTAGTAAAATCTTAA
- a CDS encoding MoaD/ThiS family protein, with amino-acid sequence MKVQIYPPPFANLNALDEDGMLILEPGARLSTVYRRLKIPLVLQPLVICHVNYQRVKLNTQLKDGDIISFMLPLAGG; translated from the coding sequence ATGAAGGTCCAGATCTATCCACCGCCTTTTGCCAACCTGAATGCGCTGGATGAAGATGGCATGCTGATACTGGAACCAGGGGCACGACTTTCTACCGTTTACCGACGGCTGAAAATCCCACTGGTGTTACAGCCACTGGTAATCTGCCACGTGAATTATCAGCGTGTAAAATTGAATACCCAGCTAAAAGACGGAGATATCATTAGTTTTATGCTCCCGCTGGCTGGAGGATGA
- a CDS encoding 4Fe-4S binding protein yields the protein MTNSKKPVIDYAKCMACGICSGDCPLSCIVLRKTDIDSYHKAYPVLDDYYLCNGCTRCAKACPMEAIKMM from the coding sequence ATGACTAACTCAAAAAAACCTGTTATTGATTATGCCAAGTGCATGGCCTGTGGCATCTGCTCAGGCGATTGCCCGCTGAGCTGTATCGTCCTGCGAAAAACCGATATTGACAGCTACCATAAAGCCTACCCGGTACTGGATGACTACTACCTCTGTAATGGCTGTACCCGTTGTGCGAAAGCCTGTCCAATGGAAGCGATTAAGATGATGTGA
- the cas6 gene encoding CRISPR-associated endoribonuclease Cas6 produces the protein MKILSYEVKIYVLKDISNTLLMQKQCELIDTCFANDATWSVWHEKNQFKNYSFAGLTPLEAKKIYREGNVYSFTLRTVNEELGQLFMTNLQNAYTPFLKVLTIKSKLLPQVQLAKIYTLTPCILKTDNGYWRTVINLDTFERRLRENLTKKYNLITNTKIDEDFTFFSHIKFDSHKPIAVPYKNVNLLGDKVTLMVEPNPSAQKLAYTALGCGLLEAGSRGFGFCGYKFS, from the coding sequence ATGAAAATATTATCCTATGAAGTAAAAATCTATGTGTTAAAAGACATTTCTAACACCCTATTGATGCAGAAACAGTGTGAGCTTATCGATACTTGTTTTGCAAACGATGCCACGTGGTCAGTATGGCATGAAAAAAATCAGTTTAAAAACTATTCATTTGCTGGATTGACTCCTTTGGAGGCAAAAAAAATCTATCGTGAAGGTAATGTTTATTCCTTCACCCTCCGAACTGTTAATGAAGAACTGGGACAGTTATTTATGACCAACCTACAAAACGCTTATACCCCATTTCTAAAAGTCCTAACCATTAAATCAAAACTACTACCTCAAGTTCAACTCGCAAAAATCTATACCCTTACTCCCTGCATACTTAAGACCGATAACGGTTATTGGCGCACCGTTATAAATCTTGATACATTTGAAAGAAGATTGCGTGAAAACCTGACTAAGAAGTACAATCTTATTACCAATACTAAAATTGATGAAGACTTTACCTTTTTTTCTCATATCAAATTCGATAGCCATAAACCGATCGCCGTCCCCTATAAAAATGTCAACCTTTTAGGAGACAAGGTAACCCTCATGGTTGAACCCAACCCATCTGCCCAAAAACTTGCCTATACGGCATTGGGTTGTGGGTTATTAGAAGCAGGCTCTCGTGGTTTTGGTTTCTGTGGTTATAAATTCTCCTAG
- a CDS encoding aldehyde ferredoxin oxidoreductase C-terminal domain-containing protein — MKGYCGKILMVNLSDSTFEEIEIPDSIYEHFLSGVGLGAYILYKYIPKRADPLGPDNILGFVSGLLTGTGSFMTGRWMAVCKSPLTGGFGDANCGGTFSPAIKQCGYDGIFFTGQAQQPMMLFIDNKGPQLLDATALWGLDTVATEAAINQMITAKKKLAIATIGPAGEHQSLIAGISNDGGRMAARSGVGTVMGSKKLKAVVLAGSKMIHCENSETIKTISRDYAKKVKSSNLPPMATGAILPLMGKSMVATDKAIPIDGMLSTAIMKKWGTGFTNTMGMTMGDTPVKNWKGSVADFPYRKYRHMNPDLIQKHETQKYHCYSCVIGCGGLCDIKDVTNGRFPLTHKPEYETVAAFGSLLLNKDRDSIFMINELLNRGGMDSISAGNTIAFAMECYEKGWLSQEVTSGLDLTWGNAEAIVTLVEQMISGTGFGAILQNGVKKASEILGIESAPLAIHAGGQEPGMHDPRLDPILGIHYSCDPTPGRHTIGAGSYYAYMRIWEDVTWAPKVKLGEDKSEEYEATNQVGLKSMVNACIKQILDGSGGCFFAMVSGLNHFKIFDYLNAATGWQKTPNEYMTIGLRMQTLRQAFNVREGIKSRDFKMNDRLSGHPPLKEGPLKGKSFDMDEMMGVHYQFMGWNKKTGIPTKTALDDLGFCDLEMEDVTHD, encoded by the coding sequence TTGAAAGGCTATTGCGGAAAAATATTAATGGTGAATCTTTCGGATTCTACCTTTGAAGAAATTGAAATACCCGATAGTATTTATGAACATTTTCTATCCGGAGTCGGTTTAGGAGCTTATATTTTATACAAATACATTCCCAAAAGGGCCGATCCGTTGGGGCCGGATAATATCCTTGGTTTTGTCAGCGGCTTACTTACCGGCACCGGCAGCTTTATGACCGGCCGGTGGATGGCCGTCTGCAAGTCCCCCCTCACCGGTGGCTTCGGCGATGCCAATTGCGGCGGCACCTTTTCTCCAGCTATCAAGCAATGCGGCTATGACGGCATTTTTTTCACCGGCCAGGCGCAACAGCCAATGATGCTCTTTATCGATAATAAGGGTCCGCAGCTCTTGGACGCCACGGCACTTTGGGGGCTGGATACGGTGGCAACCGAAGCCGCCATTAATCAGATGATCACTGCTAAAAAGAAACTTGCCATTGCTACCATCGGTCCGGCCGGCGAACATCAATCGCTGATTGCCGGGATTTCTAACGATGGCGGCCGAATGGCAGCCCGATCTGGGGTCGGTACGGTGATGGGTTCTAAAAAACTGAAAGCCGTTGTTCTGGCCGGTTCAAAAATGATTCACTGCGAAAATTCGGAAACCATTAAAACCATCAGCCGGGACTATGCCAAAAAAGTCAAGTCATCTAATCTGCCGCCCATGGCCACCGGGGCGATCCTGCCCTTAATGGGTAAATCGATGGTTGCCACTGATAAGGCCATTCCCATTGACGGAATGCTGTCGACGGCAATTATGAAAAAATGGGGTACTGGTTTTACCAATACCATGGGCATGACCATGGGTGATACCCCGGTCAAAAATTGGAAGGGTTCAGTGGCTGATTTTCCTTATCGCAAGTATCGACACATGAACCCCGATCTCATCCAAAAACACGAAACCCAAAAATATCACTGTTATTCCTGCGTGATAGGCTGCGGCGGCTTGTGCGATATCAAGGATGTCACCAACGGCCGTTTTCCCCTTACGCACAAACCGGAGTACGAAACCGTGGCTGCCTTTGGTTCCCTGCTTCTTAATAAAGACCGGGATTCGATCTTTATGATCAACGAACTCCTCAACCGCGGCGGGATGGACAGCATTTCAGCTGGAAATACCATCGCCTTTGCCATGGAATGTTACGAAAAGGGCTGGTTGAGTCAAGAAGTCACCAGTGGGCTGGATCTCACCTGGGGCAATGCCGAAGCCATTGTTACCCTGGTTGAACAGATGATTTCCGGAACAGGCTTTGGAGCGATTTTACAGAACGGCGTTAAAAAAGCCAGCGAAATTTTAGGCATTGAATCAGCTCCACTGGCCATCCATGCTGGTGGTCAGGAACCCGGTATGCACGATCCGCGACTGGATCCGATCCTTGGTATCCATTATTCGTGTGACCCCACCCCGGGTCGGCACACTATTGGTGCCGGTAGTTACTATGCTTACATGCGCATTTGGGAAGATGTGACCTGGGCACCCAAGGTAAAGCTGGGTGAAGATAAAAGCGAAGAATATGAGGCCACCAATCAGGTTGGTTTAAAATCTATGGTGAATGCCTGTATCAAACAGATTTTAGACGGTTCCGGCGGTTGCTTTTTTGCCATGGTCAGTGGGCTCAATCATTTTAAAATCTTTGACTATCTCAACGCTGCTACCGGCTGGCAGAAAACTCCCAATGAATACATGACCATTGGTCTGCGGATGCAAACCCTACGCCAGGCTTTTAACGTCCGGGAAGGGATCAAATCCCGGGATTTTAAAATGAACGATCGTCTCAGCGGCCATCCACCCCTAAAAGAAGGTCCACTCAAAGGAAAAAGCTTTGATATGGATGAGATGATGGGTGTCCATTATCAATTTATGGGTTGGAATAAAAAAACCGGCATTCCCACCAAAACAGCTCTTGATGACTTGGGTTTCTGTGATTTGGAAATGGAGGATGTGACCCATGACTAA
- a CDS encoding type I CRISPR-associated protein Cas7 — translation MLNKRIYGVLGIKSVMANWNADFTGFPKSISTGEVFGSDKALKYPIKRMWEDQGEKVIYLKSFKTDQDKKKGEPDAVKVRPKSLKERYEEVFNVPNLKDERDNLTVLKNLFTAIDIKNFGATFAEEGNNLSITGAVQITQGFNKYDGHNVEEQQILSPFRDSTKDEADQSTLGTKIVSNEAHYFYGFAINPSVYKNFIEMGVTEGYTQEDYDKFKTAASVAATSYNTNAKVGCENEFALFVETEPELYLPDLAQYITFEKNPDSKDIIHLGMTDLINSLENRVQSVEIYYNPYTTILEGELKNVKLFNIFTKAEV, via the coding sequence ATGTTGAATAAGCGAATTTATGGTGTTCTTGGAATTAAATCAGTAATGGCAAATTGGAATGCCGATTTTACCGGGTTTCCTAAATCCATCTCTACTGGCGAAGTTTTCGGAAGTGACAAAGCGCTAAAATACCCAATCAAACGGATGTGGGAAGATCAGGGCGAAAAAGTCATCTATCTCAAGTCTTTTAAAACTGACCAGGATAAAAAGAAAGGGGAACCAGATGCCGTAAAAGTCCGTCCCAAGTCTTTGAAAGAACGCTACGAAGAAGTTTTTAATGTTCCAAACTTAAAAGATGAACGGGATAATCTTACTGTTTTAAAAAATTTATTTACCGCCATCGATATAAAAAACTTTGGTGCTACCTTTGCTGAAGAGGGAAATAACCTTTCAATTACTGGTGCTGTTCAAATTACTCAAGGTTTTAATAAATACGACGGTCATAATGTTGAAGAACAGCAGATTCTTTCGCCCTTTAGAGACAGTACTAAAGACGAGGCTGACCAATCCACTTTGGGAACAAAAATCGTCAGCAATGAAGCCCATTATTTTTATGGTTTTGCGATTAATCCCAGTGTTTATAAAAACTTCATTGAAATGGGTGTTACCGAGGGTTATACTCAGGAAGATTATGATAAATTCAAAACTGCTGCATCCGTAGCTGCCACCTCTTATAATACCAACGCCAAGGTTGGCTGTGAAAATGAATTTGCGCTTTTTGTAGAAACAGAACCTGAACTTTACTTGCCCGACCTGGCCCAATATATTACATTTGAAAAAAATCCAGACAGCAAAGATATTATTCACTTAGGAATGACCGATTTAATCAACAGTCTTGAAAACCGCGTTCAATCTGTGGAAATTTATTATAATCCCTATACGACTATTCTTGAAGGAGAATTAAAAAACGTCAAGCTATTTAATATCTTTACAAAAGCTGAGGTATAA